AGATCCGATTCACGTGAACCATGATGTCGCAACATGGTCGTTCCCTTGGGGCATGGGTTGGTCATGTCGGACACTGGAAAGCTAATTTCGTCTTGTCTAGACTCCAAATAGAGCACAACCACGTCAGAAGGCCACAGGCAAATCAACTTCTTTATCGGTAGTCTCGGTCATCCTTCTCCAGGGCCCAAAAAGGAGCCTAGTAGCCTCGTTTTCTTCTCATCATAACTTGGAAGGGAACATGACCCTGTTGGATGATATGAGATGATTGTGTCCCTGTATATTCTTGCATCAACTAAATCATAAATGCTAGTCTCTAAAATGAGTAACCTTTTATCCTTATTCATTAGGTGAATCAATTGACTATGAATATATTTAGAATATATAGTAaatattgatgtatttcatgATAACTATCATATATACCACCATATTTTACTATAGTATATTCAAagactttatctatgcatttaacatgagtataaagataaagtaaatATCAAACtgaatttaattatattaaaataaaggttATTTATTTACAAAGCTAATCAATAGTTGATTTTACAGGCACCTACTCTAACATGTACTTCCTTTCTCCTACCGTCAAGCCCACCAAGCTAGAGCCTGGGTAGGTTAACACTTGGCTCCACCCGTGAATGGGAATGGATAAAGATATAATAAATGGGGGACCTATGGTCATCCCTAATTGACCCATTATCATCCCTATTCAccttaaattaataataataataataataataataataataataatatcgtAATTCTTTTGGCTTCTTGACATGACTTGCATGCCCAATAAGTAGAGTTACCTTCTTGACATAACTTGCACGCCCAATAAGTTAAATCAAGGAGCAGCATTCAAATCCTTATGCCTAGTCGTGTTCAAATCTTTATGCTCAATTGACTCTCACAACTATCAGTTGACTACCATCTAGTCTATTGGATCAAGTCGATTGAGTCTATATAGAAAGATATAAGAAATGATTTGTcatcaaaagatttttttttttcaaaattttgaattcgTAATTGAAAGgtttatcaaattttttggacttaattgattgtgttttttataaattaagattaattacATGTGTCTAAATTCAAATTATCATATTTGATGCATGACAAAGCCAAGAATGATTTCAGTTACTAAAGCTTGGGTCTCACTGATAAAACCCTAGCTTGAGGGaagtaaaatttaaattcatgatTTTTGTATCCCCTAACTTAAAAGAGGTCTGTCAAATGAAAAAAATAAgtagattgttgatgcaattatACTCAAAATGGTGATGTTTGACTAATATTTTTTCGATTTATTTGGCttagagttttatttttaatttttatctgtGTTACTAATATGTGTGAATTTGTAGGGGTTTGATAACACCGACATGAAGCTTGTAAATCTTATAACTCGATGAGATTGAGTTAGTTGTGATGTTGACTTGGTGGTGCCAAATTGGTTTATTTCAAAAGGTCCacataaatttagaaaatgatgGTTTAATTAAGGGGCCATAGGATTAAGAGACTAGAGATGGTGTAACATCTTTTGAAGCTAAGGGATGCATAAGAGGAGGATTCCATAAATGATAGTGAAGGATAACTCTTCGAAGAAGACGTATAGCTACCACCATCGGATAATGAGTTGTAAGAGATTATATGACTTGTAATCTTTGGGAGAGGCTTTGAAGGGAAATATGAGTTCTTGGTCGTTATCTAAGTACGGGCTTAATCTTGAAAGATTACGAGGGCTTATGAAGTGTTAGTGGagcaaaattaaaaattgagttggctaaaatttaattcaattagttAGGATGCTTAGCAAATGTCCTGATTGACTAAAATCTTGTGCTCAAGTAAGGATTAAGTCTCTATATAATTTGAGTCGATTGGAATGTCATTTAAGATGAATCATGTGATTGTTGAACCAGATAAAGTTCATGTACTGATTAtaccttataattttttttctttaagatAGTCTGAGAATAAATTGTGAGGGACATTTGAGTCGATTTTTATAGGTGTCATTCGATTAAATCCTTATAGGGTTGATTATGTTGGACACAAATAATTTATTGCTGGAGATTTTAGagacttagctgaatttaaaattacacaaaatttAAATTCAGCTTACAGTTAAGTTGACCTCAGACTGCTGGTAAGGGATATTTTTATCCAAGTTCCAACCTTAGAGTGACTGAGTGAGTAGAGCGTCCGAGCAGTGAGGTCGGTCAGACGAGGCAGACAAGCCGAgcagattcgcccacctccggctgtgtttCGAGGCTTATAAGGGTGATTGCTACACATCCGTTTCAGGACAGCAaattgggcaaattttgcccaattctcgcacacaagtcaacttggttcagtacaatccgaGCCCTCGATTTGTACCTCCACTgcacacccacgcgtgagagagaatcTCTTCTCATGCATTTGTTTATATCCTCAATgtatatgaatcaatataaactaacaaaaataccttaaaACTTTCAATGTGGAATTACAATCTCATTTACAATGGaacctctttcctcttccatttattctccattcacttattcgattaaaaaaaaatcattgaaaGTTAAACTTATGATTTATTAATTCAATCAACTAAATATTATTAATTGATCAGATGTACGTAAACTGAGCCTGTCAATTGAATTTAGTTGTTGGTTAGTAAATGTGATGCTGCAATATAGGACTGTGCCCATTGAAGTGGCATACTGAGCTCCCCGTCAATTTTAGTTGACTTAATGGCCCCGAATTTAGTGCTTGGATTTCGTAAAATCTCCTAAAGACGCAATGCATCTTCGGCtctaaatgaattaaattttagTCCACAGATTGAGTGTTGGAATGCACATATAATAACATCAATTAAATGAATACAATTTTAAATACATTTGTGTTAATTAAGTTTATTAATATTTATGGATAATATTTATAGACAAAATTCATAGATCATAATCAATCaaacttaaaatataaaattttaaataatcaaataaatttaaattgagagcctaaataaataaaactcaaactaaacttgaatcaaattcaaactcataaaaaaaactcaatcaaatttaaataatcatttcaaCCGTTTAATTCAACTCAACTCAAATTTACTCAACTttcttataaaataaatttaaatatcacaaaatttaattctgGGCggcctgggggggggggggggggctcgtTATAATAaagtattaaattttaattaattagcgATAAAAGTTGTTGTAACCAAAACCCCATTTTTTTCATATGGCATTTTATTATATATGATAATATTACTATTGAGGAGCTTAATCATACACATTAGGACCATCTGTGGCAGCGAAGAGGGGTCTTACGCCTTCCTAGCTAAtaattgttgattttttttcttctaaaattcACACAGGTTAAAGATCCATTAAACGAAATAAGATCATTAGaagttatttttgaattttattttgttaaaattaagaaaaatatttttgagagactgttttttttaatcaaataaacCAGATCTTAAGCTTTACTTTGAAAAAGGAGAATCAACTACTCTACTCTTGTTTCGAGATGTGACATGGGTTTGTGTTAATGGATCATTTTTGACCTAATTAAGAGTGAGATACTTACGTAATAATTGAGTAAAAATTAAGAAGTGTTTGTTTATACTCTTCTAATCTAATTTGGGCCGGTGTACTCTCACTCGCTCAATCATACAAATAAAATTGTATTGATTTTTATTCGATTTATGTCTCATTCGATCTATTATTAAAAGATGTGTCaagattaaattaaaagaattcatatatattcataatagtatgatattatttaCTTTAATTTGGATCTAAGTcctcatagatttatttttttatattatatccAAAAGGCTTGACAtgaatggagatatcttttatcttataaacttatgatcttttttatgtatttttattatGGGACTTTCATTCAAACGAAAGACCATTATTATTCTCATGATCTTGATCTCCCCTCAAGGATTTGGTCACTTTTGACCTATTCTGGGCATCCCTCAAGCATCCAGTCAATCGAAGTCACTCCTCTCTTTTAAGACTTTTTACCATGTAGGGTTCACTCCCTCATGAATGAACTTAGAATTTTCTCCAAGCATTCGGTCACCCCTGACCATTATTTTCATGGTCCAATCCTCCACTCAAATATCCGGTTACCCATAACATGATTTGAGTCTTCCcttaagtatccaatcaaccgAAATGATTTCTTTCCTCTAAAACTTTTTCATCACCCTAGTCATCCTTGATCTGCTTGTACTTTTCATTATTTAGAATTCACTTCTTTAAGATTTCCGTCAAATATCTGGTCACTTTTGACTTGCTTGAACTTTTCACCACCTAGAATTCACTTCTTTAGGATTTCCATTAAATATTCGGTCACTCCTGATCTGTTTGAATTTTTCGCTTAGAGTTCACTTCTTTGGAAGCCCACTAGTCCACTTACATGACTTGATTTGGACCATGACTCTAATATCAGTTGTTATGACTAAAAAATTCACATGTTTACTTAATGATATGAGATTATCTACTTTGGATCTAAAttcttatgtatttatttttgagCTCTATTCAAAAGGCTTCAAACtaataaagttatttttttatatcttttaaattgatgatttttttttcatatatttttaatatgagaCTTTTATTCCACCTAATATTACTGGAACTCTCTAATTTTATGGAGCCATGGACCATTTTATCTCCCTTTAAATGTCATTTCACTTAATCTCTTGGTTAATTAGACTATAGTGTAAAGTTGATGGAacattaattaattgattgatgctaTGATGATcaattcaaaccctaaaccctaaacaaaCTAGAGCTagagattaaaatttttttaataagattTAAGAGTCAATCGACTAATAGTCACTATAATAATAAATGGTAGGATCAGGACTGAAAGCTACAAAAGAGACGGAAGGTGCTACACAGAAAATAACAACCAAGGGCAAATCACTCCCAAACTCGATCTGTCTTCTCAAagcttttattattttaattttattcttattttaatGTTTGTATTTTGTTTAATCAGTAAGAAGGGAAAAAGTGCTATATATTCATCCTCTTCTACCACAGAGACACTGATCCTAATAGAATTTGGAGTAGTGATCAGGTCTAACATAAACATATAGTTAAATATGAAAATGAGTAAGATTATTAATACAATCCGAACCCTAAATAGGTAGTGTTGTGGAGATTGCTAATATAGGCATGCCCAGTTTAGTcctaatcaagatttagatcatACGGTTAGATAATATTATGTTGATACAATAATATTGAAGGCAATATGACTAAGgtatgattaattaagttaagctAATATAATAAGTAGGCTAAGGTTGAGTAAATATATACTTAATATTGAATGAGATTCAAATGAATCGAGGAGGTTGATAAGACATTTGGTAAATGAAAAGTCCAACAAGTATTAACATTGATGATTAACAATTATCCAGAGGGTTGGATGCGTGATGAAATGATGATAGGTCAACCTTTATCTAAGGTTGGGTAAATGAAGTTATAGTTAACTTATTCTAACAAAAGTTGATGAAATTGTACATATCTAGCTATACCGAAAGTAGTCCTTGGCATAGTCTATAGCATTAAATTGTATTTATTATGAAATAAATTAATGGATTGAGACATTTCAATTTGGATAGAGATATAACGGAGTAAGTTAAAAATAGGAGGATTTACTGAAACTTTTATTTAgtaattttgagaaatatttctaattttaaaaaataggtaAGAAAATGCATATTAAATATAAGCGAATACCCTCCTAGAATTTAGCTTACTCAATAAAAACCCTTTTGGAATATAATGTCTATATCAATACGTGTAGGGTTAATAATTACTTATACGAAGACTACATCTAACCGAACATTCATTAGAACAAAACGATGGTTTAAATGTCGGCCCGTCCACCGAGTCGATCTGGCTGCGCACATGTCTAGTGGCAGGATGGACACGCGCGTTTTAGCAAAGAAATCCAACATACGGATCTATCATAATCATACCGTTCCgttatatatctatatatgtatATAGAATTAATATGCGGCAAGTGTCTAGATCCGAACTACAGGGAGACAAACTTTAGTAGGTTTTAATATCGATCGGCGGGTAGTGGGCCCGGGCCGCAATTTGAAGTTCAACCTACTACCTGCCAACCTACTCGCATTCATGGCTATGGCTAGCTAGATCCTCTCACAATTAAACACAAACCTCTCTATATATATCAACCACCTCCTTAATTCCCTGCTCGCTAAGCGAGTACTAGTGTCAGTGAagctcgatcgatcgatcggaaTCTATATATAGTATGCCGTCGTCGGAGGTCCGGCCGGAGTTGTTGAGCTCGGTGAAGCTTAAGTACGTGAAACTGGGGTACCAGTACCTGGCGAACCACTTGGTGACCTTGCTCCTGGTTCCGGTCATGGCGGGCTTCCTCCTCGAAGTCCTGAAGCAGGATCCTGCCGAGCTGGTGGCGCTCTGGCGAGCCCTCGGCATCACCGCCGTGCACACGCTGTCCACTTTCTTCGTCCTCGTCCTCGTCGGCACCGCCTACTTGATGTCGCGGCCGCGCCCGGTTTACCTGGTGGACTTCGCCTGCTTCCGTCCCACTAGCAACTGCCGGGTGCCCTTCTCCACCTTCCTGGAGCACGCCCGCCTGATGCCCTTCTTCAACGAGAAGAGCGTCCGGTTCCAGGTGCGCATTCTGGAGCGCTCCGGCCTCGGCGAGGAGACGTGCCTCCCGCCGGCCAACCATTACATACCCCCGCGCGCCTCTCTGGAGGCGGCCCGCGCCGAGGCCGAGCTCGTCATCTTCTCCGCCGTCGACGAGCTGATCGCCAAGACCGGGCTTAAGCCCAAGGACATCGACATACTCGTCGTCAACTGCAGTCTCTTTTCCCCCACGCCGTCGCTGTCGGCCATGGTGGTGAACAAGTACAAACTGCGCAGCAACATCCTCAGCTTCAACCTCTCCGGCATGGGCTGCAGCGCGGGGCTGATCTCCATCGACCTCGCGCGCGACCTCCTCCAGGCCCATCCCAATTCCTACGCCCTCGTCGTCTCCACCGAGATCATCACGCCCAACTACTACGCCGGCAACGAACGGTCGATGCTGCTCCCCAACTGCCTCTTCCGGATGGGAGCCGCCGCGCTCCTGCTCTCCAACTGCCGGAGGGATCGCGGGCGCGCCAAGTACCGGCTGCTCCACGTGGTGCGCTCCCACAAAGGAGCCGACGACCAGGCCTACCGCTGCGTCTACGAGGAGGAGGACCGCGACGGCAACTCCGGGATCA
This genomic stretch from Zingiber officinale cultivar Zhangliang chromosome 7A, Zo_v1.1, whole genome shotgun sequence harbors:
- the LOC122002446 gene encoding 3-ketoacyl-CoA synthase 6-like produces the protein MPSSEVRPELLSSVKLKYVKLGYQYLANHLVTLLLVPVMAGFLLEVLKQDPAELVALWRALGITAVHTLSTFFVLVLVGTAYLMSRPRPVYLVDFACFRPTSNCRVPFSTFLEHARLMPFFNEKSVRFQVRILERSGLGEETCLPPANHYIPPRASLEAARAEAELVIFSAVDELIAKTGLKPKDIDILVVNCSLFSPTPSLSAMVVNKYKLRSNILSFNLSGMGCSAGLISIDLARDLLQAHPNSYALVVSTEIITPNYYAGNERSMLLPNCLFRMGAAALLLSNCRRDRGRAKYRLLHVVRSHKGADDQAYRCVYEEEDRDGNSGINLSKDLMAIAGEALRTNITTVGPLVLPVTEQLRFLASLVARRLMGAARPGWKPYIPDFKRAFEHFCIHAGGRAVIDELQRSLRLSPDNVEASRMALHRFGNTSSSSLWYELGYIEAKGRMRRGDRIWMIGFGSGFKCNSAVWRCLRSVSTPVDGPWTECIHRYPVDIPEVVKLL